The Agarilytica rhodophyticola genome has a window encoding:
- a CDS encoding alkaline phosphatase PhoX has product MAILGPLSESIRKTLLVTVPVLALAACSGDDGSNGTNGTNGTNGTNGTDGTNGTDGVSAAINAAGVVLDGPVMGGKIFVYTAAQVDAAVTAANAAADRAAELEAQNPIAMIDRNPADGNLFKVDIPAQYAGQPIFFVFDSAGAQDMTFMDEPFDMESVAMASSAGTNQTVNITPQSTMIAQLVRNSLDPDGDGTVIADTEIASLVTSLSANVVATTDELPEGSDPISGLDTALLETAATRVGQFVRDADALLGLDREQTLFVLAADAADGVIDGVAPATITLSTEQTTAIANIDNIDEVIDAGVTDISADTSVRSPVHAADKHLKLASGLSADFLTRTIGHHADQFAWYPSENPTHQIWCIENGSEVINSDTGKMNPGVQRVSLADGSVETIIRGMARCDGLRTTPWGTILATEETGDGAAYEILNPLTTTNLTITNRGAAGEAATIVDAAGAPSDLAIKRTALPTMAWEGLVVLANGVVIGGDELRPGSYELMLDNAGQSVSFGGVTDGGAIFKFVPSTLNTATSISALSESPLVAGSTWAMQVKCSSSQFGQGCEVGEAAWVSVNPATARTDANIAGATGYYRPEDMHIDPTYSNVDNANAIRFCWANTGNRGAQHWGEVMCGIDTDPAEADGDFTDHDVTIYRFIEGDSELNAPDNLAFQPNTGILYVVEDNAHGDIWACLPDGDDQGLTSDGCVRILSLNDTSAEPSGFGFNNEGTEAWVSIQHSRDDAFDLVDDFRTDDIVHITGFATPTETAGNRTTMAGADSMNVYGFGAPLIASNADTIDREGEIEGIVGIDTSPANAFGNGGDASAYLDLADGLSATFLTRTASEWWDQHSFYPAGNNPTHMIGCIEESRGLVDDGTANKFKPSVQRVNLSDGTIETILRGMTRCDGIRTTPWGTILATEEAGDGATYEILNPLTTTNVVVANRGGPGEAALIVQGDNNGVFTGTEAAPTSPDATNLVIKRTALATMAWEGLIVLDSGVVVGGDELRPGSYEQYFLPNGRRVDDNSDGSELLINRDTNGGAIFKFIPSTPRTASTTISDLADSPLVSGSTYAMQVSCRDSRQQAGQGCEVGNAAWLEIDPNNARVDANDKGATGYYRPEDLHLDPSYVAAAPTPDAVRFCWANTGNPSVENGGEIICGVDANPLMATADERTVVVNRFVEGDGDFAAPDNVAFQPGTGVLYVIEDRSDGDVWACLPDGADRDIKTDGCVKMLSIAVQGAEPTGFAFTPDGNTAYVSIQHAGGSVLFDGNDSDDLIRITGFNTTLANQSFGVDFEAALHSNSVALFGFEGPLAASSTVGDQ; this is encoded by the coding sequence ATGGCTATATTAGGTCCGTTGAGTGAATCAATTCGCAAGACTTTGCTCGTTACCGTGCCAGTGCTAGCGCTGGCGGCGTGTAGCGGTGATGATGGAAGTAATGGTACTAACGGCACCAATGGTACTAATGGTACCAACGGTACTGACGGCACTAATGGAACTGACGGGGTGAGCGCTGCGATAAATGCAGCGGGTGTAGTACTCGACGGTCCTGTTATGGGAGGTAAAATATTTGTTTATACTGCCGCCCAAGTTGATGCAGCAGTGACTGCTGCTAATGCTGCGGCAGATCGTGCAGCTGAATTGGAAGCGCAAAACCCAATTGCGATGATTGATCGTAATCCGGCCGACGGCAATCTATTTAAAGTAGATATTCCTGCTCAGTACGCAGGCCAACCTATCTTCTTTGTGTTCGATAGTGCTGGTGCTCAAGATATGACATTTATGGACGAGCCTTTTGATATGGAATCTGTCGCTATGGCGAGCAGCGCTGGGACTAATCAAACTGTGAATATTACGCCACAGTCAACCATGATTGCTCAGCTGGTACGTAACTCTCTTGATCCTGACGGTGATGGCACTGTGATTGCCGATACAGAAATTGCTAGTCTAGTGACAAGTCTATCGGCTAATGTTGTTGCAACTACAGATGAGCTACCAGAGGGTTCTGACCCTATTTCTGGATTAGACACGGCATTGCTAGAAACAGCTGCTACTAGAGTTGGTCAATTTGTACGTGATGCTGATGCTTTACTTGGCTTGGATCGCGAACAAACACTTTTTGTTTTGGCTGCTGATGCTGCTGATGGTGTAATCGATGGTGTTGCGCCAGCAACGATCACATTAAGTACCGAGCAGACAACAGCTATTGCCAACATTGATAACATTGATGAAGTCATCGATGCGGGTGTTACGGATATTAGTGCAGATACTTCCGTTCGCAGTCCAGTTCACGCTGCAGATAAACATCTAAAATTAGCATCGGGTCTTAGTGCTGATTTCTTAACTCGCACCATTGGTCACCATGCGGATCAATTTGCTTGGTATCCAAGTGAAAATCCTACTCACCAAATTTGGTGTATCGAAAATGGTTCTGAAGTTATTAATAGCGACACTGGAAAAATGAATCCTGGTGTTCAGCGTGTTTCTCTTGCGGATGGTTCTGTTGAAACTATCATCCGTGGTATGGCTCGTTGTGACGGTTTACGTACTACGCCTTGGGGAACCATCCTTGCTACTGAAGAAACGGGTGATGGGGCTGCTTACGAAATTCTTAACCCACTAACGACTACCAACTTAACCATCACTAATCGCGGTGCAGCAGGGGAGGCAGCAACTATTGTCGATGCCGCTGGCGCTCCTTCAGATTTAGCCATCAAGCGCACAGCATTACCTACCATGGCTTGGGAAGGTCTGGTTGTTCTTGCTAACGGTGTTGTGATTGGCGGTGATGAGCTGCGTCCTGGTAGTTATGAATTAATGTTAGATAACGCAGGTCAAAGTGTAAGCTTTGGTGGTGTTACTGACGGCGGTGCAATTTTTAAATTTGTACCTAGTACTTTAAACACTGCCACTTCAATTAGTGCTCTTTCTGAGTCGCCTCTCGTCGCCGGTTCCACTTGGGCGATGCAAGTAAAATGTAGCAGCTCTCAATTTGGTCAAGGTTGTGAAGTGGGTGAAGCTGCTTGGGTATCCGTAAACCCTGCTACTGCACGTACAGATGCAAACATCGCTGGCGCAACGGGTTACTATCGTCCAGAAGATATGCATATCGATCCAACTTATAGCAATGTCGACAACGCTAACGCCATTCGCTTTTGCTGGGCTAATACTGGTAATCGAGGTGCTCAACACTGGGGTGAGGTTATGTGCGGTATCGATACTGACCCAGCTGAGGCCGATGGAGACTTTACTGATCACGATGTCACTATCTATCGTTTTATCGAAGGTGACAGCGAATTAAATGCACCAGACAACCTAGCGTTCCAACCTAATACTGGTATTTTGTATGTAGTTGAAGATAACGCTCACGGTGATATTTGGGCGTGTTTGCCAGATGGCGACGACCAAGGTCTGACGTCGGATGGTTGTGTGCGTATTTTATCATTAAATGACACTTCCGCTGAGCCTTCAGGTTTTGGTTTTAATAACGAGGGTACAGAAGCATGGGTTTCTATTCAGCATTCGCGTGATGACGCCTTCGATTTAGTCGACGACTTCCGCACAGACGACATCGTGCATATTACAGGCTTTGCGACTCCTACAGAAACTGCTGGTAATCGAACCACTATGGCTGGTGCAGATTCCATGAATGTTTATGGCTTCGGCGCTCCTTTAATTGCGTCTAACGCGGACACCATTGACCGTGAAGGTGAGATCGAAGGCATTGTTGGTATCGATACTTCTCCTGCTAATGCTTTTGGTAATGGTGGCGATGCTTCTGCTTACCTTGATTTAGCTGATGGCCTAAGCGCAACTTTCCTTACACGTACCGCTTCTGAGTGGTGGGATCAACACAGCTTTTATCCTGCTGGTAATAACCCAACTCATATGATTGGCTGTATTGAAGAATCTCGCGGTTTAGTTGACGATGGCACTGCCAATAAATTTAAGCCAAGTGTACAGCGTGTTAACCTTAGTGACGGAACTATCGAAACTATTTTGCGCGGTATGACTCGTTGTGATGGTATTCGCACAACTCCTTGGGGCACAATCCTAGCGACTGAAGAAGCGGGTGATGGTGCAACCTATGAGATCCTAAATCCATTAACGACCACCAACGTAGTGGTGGCAAATCGTGGTGGTCCAGGTGAGGCCGCCTTAATTGTACAAGGTGATAACAATGGTGTATTCACTGGGACAGAAGCGGCTCCTACTTCACCTGATGCTACTAACCTTGTGATCAAGCGTACAGCACTTGCTACTATGGCTTGGGAAGGTTTAATCGTACTTGACAGTGGTGTGGTTGTCGGCGGTGATGAACTGCGTCCTGGTTCATACGAGCAATACTTCTTACCCAATGGTCGTCGTGTTGATGACAACAGTGATGGTTCTGAATTGCTTATTAACCGAGATACTAACGGTGGTGCAATCTTCAAATTTATTCCTAGTACGCCACGCACTGCTAGCACAACAATTAGCGATTTAGCTGACTCTCCTCTGGTTAGCGGTAGCACTTATGCGATGCAAGTAAGTTGCCGTGACAGTCGCCAACAAGCAGGTCAAGGTTGTGAAGTTGGTAACGCTGCTTGGCTTGAAATCGACCCTAACAATGCGCGTGTTGATGCTAATGATAAAGGCGCTACCGGTTACTACCGTCCTGAAGACTTACATCTTGACCCAAGTTATGTTGCCGCTGCGCCAACGCCAGACGCTGTTCGTTTCTGCTGGGCAAATACCGGTAACCCAAGTGTTGAAAACGGTGGTGAAATTATTTGTGGTGTTGATGCCAACCCTCTAATGGCAACTGCTGATGAGCGTACTGTTGTTGTTAACCGTTTTGTTGAAGGTGATGGCGACTTTGCTGCGCCTGATAACGTTGCTTTCCAACCAGGTACAGGTGTGCTTTATGTTATTGAAGACCGCAGCGATGGTGATGTTTGGGCTTGTTTGCCAGATGGCGCTGACCGCGATATTAAAACTGACGGTTGTGTGAAAATGCTTTCCATCGCTGTACAAGGTGCAGAGCCAACAGGTTTTGCTTTCACTCCAGACGGCAATACAGCGTATGTTTCAATCCAGCACGCAGGTGGTAGTGTCTTGTTTGATGGTAACGACTCCGATGACTTGATCCGTATTACTGGCTTCAACACGACTTTAGCTAACCAGTCATTTGGTGTTGATTTTGAAGCAGCCTTGCATTCAAACTCAGTGGCCTTGTTTGGTTTCGAAGGTCCATTGGCTGCATCATCTACTGTTGGTGATCAATAA
- a CDS encoding cation diffusion facilitator family transporter: MIIDKRIRTSLLAIAADLSLTFVKLLLAVVTGSSVILADAFHSLTDLLVSLVLLSSIVVKISQERRNSQLGIAVAHRLESCLSILVAVVILYLPFEIINEAQQEKEAISNIWLGIIGMTAVISVVAYMSHLKICTGRDTSSPALEADGYHSLVDVFTSIAVLLSLVCHVFGVYLDSAIAIIIAMVIGFSGVQLLLAAVKDFINSEALAKTVAKSECSQSTV; encoded by the coding sequence ATGATAATAGATAAACGCATTAGAACATCTCTACTGGCAATTGCTGCCGATCTTTCTTTGACATTCGTCAAACTCTTGCTGGCAGTAGTCACTGGCAGCTCTGTTATTCTTGCTGATGCGTTTCATTCTCTTACTGATCTGTTGGTTTCTCTGGTACTGTTAAGCAGTATTGTGGTTAAAATTTCCCAGGAAAGAAGAAATAGTCAACTAGGCATTGCTGTAGCTCACAGATTAGAATCATGCCTTTCGATTTTGGTAGCTGTAGTAATACTTTATCTGCCTTTTGAGATTATTAATGAAGCGCAACAGGAAAAAGAAGCCATTTCTAATATTTGGCTTGGTATTATTGGTATGACAGCTGTTATCTCTGTTGTTGCATATATGTCTCATTTAAAAATCTGCACAGGCCGAGATACATCATCCCCCGCCTTGGAAGCTGATGGCTATCATAGCTTGGTTGATGTTTTCACTTCCATAGCCGTGCTACTTTCACTTGTATGCCATGTTTTTGGCGTTTATCTAGATAGTGCTATTGCTATTATTATCGCAATGGTTATTGGTTTCTCCGGCGTGCAGTTGTTATTGGCTGCGGTTAAAGATTTCATTAATAGTGAAGCATTGGCCAAAACTGTAGCCAAGAGCGAGTGTTCCCAAAGCACTGTATAA
- a CDS encoding aldo/keto reductase, whose translation MPKYALEEFLPNASSLVYGCMGLGGEWQESNIADSHYKQANEVIEVALEAGINVFDHADIYRLGKAEKVFGRVLKERPSLRDKMFIQSKCGIRFQDDIGPKRYDFSKQWLVQSVEGSLARLGIEQLDILLLHRPDPLMEPGEVAEAFEVLREQGKVKFFGVSNMHIHQIAYLQSYLDAPLIANQIEISLQQLAWLDEGVMAGNPKGSDLNFTSGTLEHCRKNGIQLQAWGSLCQGLFSGRDITNEPEHIQTTASMVASLADKYNVSLEALILAWLMKHPANIQPIIGTTKIDRITACSQSSSINISREDWYSLYVSARGDELP comes from the coding sequence ATGCCTAAATACGCACTTGAAGAATTTTTGCCGAATGCCAGTAGCCTTGTTTATGGTTGTATGGGGCTGGGGGGAGAGTGGCAGGAAAGTAATATCGCTGACAGTCATTATAAGCAGGCAAATGAAGTTATCGAAGTGGCATTGGAAGCTGGTATTAATGTCTTTGACCATGCTGATATTTATCGTCTAGGAAAGGCGGAAAAGGTTTTTGGTCGGGTGCTTAAAGAAAGGCCTTCACTACGGGATAAGATGTTCATTCAGTCTAAGTGTGGTATTCGCTTTCAGGACGATATTGGGCCCAAGCGTTACGATTTCTCCAAGCAATGGCTCGTTCAGTCCGTTGAGGGTTCACTTGCACGACTGGGAATTGAACAATTGGATATTTTATTGCTCCACCGACCAGACCCTTTGATGGAACCAGGGGAGGTGGCAGAGGCTTTTGAAGTATTGAGAGAGCAAGGCAAGGTGAAGTTTTTTGGTGTTTCAAATATGCATATACATCAAATTGCGTATCTGCAATCCTACTTGGATGCGCCCCTTATCGCCAATCAAATAGAAATTAGCTTGCAACAGCTGGCATGGCTCGATGAGGGGGTGATGGCAGGTAATCCTAAAGGCAGTGACCTCAATTTTACCAGTGGTACATTAGAGCATTGCCGCAAAAATGGCATTCAATTACAAGCCTGGGGAAGTTTATGCCAGGGATTATTCTCAGGGCGAGATATTACTAATGAGCCAGAGCATATTCAGACAACGGCATCTATGGTTGCATCTTTGGCCGATAAATATAATGTTAGCCTAGAGGCTTTGATACTTGCATGGTTAATGAAACATCCTGCCAATATCCAGCCCATTATCGGAACCACGAAAATAGATAGAATAACAGCCTGCTCACAATCATCATCAATCAATATTAGCCGCGAAGACTGGTACTCTCTTTATGTGAGTGCTCGTGGGGATGAGCTGCCCTAG
- a CDS encoding DMT family transporter has product MSWFILFIAGVLEAVWLFGIQKSEAFSKFPYVVLALVAMATSLLLFSISVRHIPASQAYIVWLAIGAICISFVDHYFFNHPITWQQLFFCCLIFVGVVGIKLSKG; this is encoded by the coding sequence ATGTCTTGGTTTATTTTATTTATTGCCGGTGTTTTAGAAGCTGTCTGGCTATTCGGTATTCAAAAATCGGAAGCGTTTAGCAAATTTCCTTATGTGGTTTTGGCTCTTGTTGCTATGGCAACAAGCCTACTGTTATTTTCGATTTCGGTGCGGCACATTCCGGCAAGCCAGGCTTATATCGTGTGGTTAGCCATAGGTGCGATTTGTATTTCTTTTGTTGATCATTATTTTTTTAATCATCCTATCACTTGGCAGCAACTATTTTTTTGTTGTTTAATTTTTGTTGGTGTTGTTGGAATAAAACTATCTAAAGGGTAG
- a CDS encoding ACT domain-containing protein: MSGETDLNTLIASMTPRLSDEEYVFCCLNTSDFDFVQSLQPLGTFCEQEGTTVILSKAKADEFQMQYSGVFKCITLSIHSSLDAVGLTAAVSSRLAVSNISANVVAAFYHDHIFIASKDADKALHELRCLAQEGI, from the coding sequence ATGTCAGGCGAAACAGATTTAAATACATTAATTGCGTCCATGACGCCCCGATTATCTGATGAAGAATACGTATTTTGTTGTCTAAATACTTCTGACTTCGACTTTGTACAATCGCTACAGCCATTGGGTACTTTTTGTGAACAGGAAGGAACTACAGTGATTTTATCAAAGGCAAAAGCAGATGAATTTCAAATGCAATATTCCGGAGTTTTTAAGTGCATCACGCTAAGTATTCATTCTAGTCTCGATGCAGTAGGTTTAACTGCTGCTGTATCTTCACGGTTAGCAGTTTCAAATATTAGTGCGAATGTAGTTGCTGCTTTTTACCACGACCATATATTTATTGCTTCTAAAGATGCCGATAAAGCTTTGCACGAGCTTAGGTGCTTGGCGCAAGAAGGCATCTAG